One genomic segment of Stigmatopora argus isolate UIUO_Sarg chromosome 1, RoL_Sarg_1.0, whole genome shotgun sequence includes these proteins:
- the naa80 gene encoding N-alpha-acetyltransferase 80, whose protein sequence is MAECGTPVTGAFGTVSAPADERETYSQSENKPEEEIHAIPIHLRPDLLLPCADLVNSEWQRSQAARVHSLQKSCPDFPTCLVLVQGPGGAERTLGHARLSRVVGHGGSLFVESVVVSKAERGKGYGRTLMEMTEDYAKRQGFKRLCLTTHDKQQFYSHLGYTLSTPVQNAGAVASLVPTEMLLKLSGVPNGKLNLIKQTPKVEKCKQIWSNGPSSLPPPPPASSMPLPPPPPAPFMPLPPPPPSRPHLPSGAPVIQTLAETPYRDAKGASIFWMHKDL, encoded by the exons AT GGCTGAGTGTGGAACGCCGGTAACTGGAGCTTTTGGGACAGTCTCAGCACCGGCAGACGAAAGAGAAACATATAGCCAATCTGAGAATAAACCAGAAGAGGAGATCCACGCAATTCCGATCCACCTGCGCCCAGATCTGCTGCTTCCCTGCGCCGACCTCGTCAACTCTGAATGGCAGAGAAGTCAGGCTGCACGTGTTCACTCCCTTCAGAAATCCTGCCCTGATTTCCCCACCTGCCTGGTTCTCGTGCAGGGGCCCGGAGGCGCCGAGAGGACACTAGGACACGCCCGGCTCTCTCGAGTAGTAGGCCACGGCGGCAGCCTTTTTGTGGAATCCGTGGTCGTGTCCAAGGCGGAGAGAGGTAAAGGCTATGGACGAACGTTGATGGAGATGACCGAGGATTACGCCAAAAGACAAGGCTTCAAACGCCTCTGCTTGACCACTCATGATAAACAGCAGTTTTACAGCCACCTTGGCTACACGCTGTCGACACCGGTGCAGAATGCAGGTGCTGTGGCATCTTTGGTTCCTACAGAAATGCTTCTCAAGCTCTCCGGGGTTCCAAATGGAAAACTCAACCTTATAAAACAAACACCGAAAGTAGAAAAGTGCAAGCAAATTTGGAGTAATGGACCTTCCTCTCTTCCTCCACCACCTCCAGCCTCCTCCATGCCACTCCCACCACCACCTCCAGCACCCTTCATGCCACTCCCTCCACCACCTCCATCAAGGCCTCACCTGCCTAGTGGGGCACCCGTGATTCAGACTTTAGCAGAAACCCCTTACAGAGATGCAAAGGGAGCATCTATTTTTTGGATGCACAAAGACCTCTGA